CCGCCGAGGAGAAGGCCCGCGCGATCGGCGCGCACATGGTCATGATCGGCATCCTGCCGACGTTGCGCCCGGAGCACCTGACCGCCGAGACGCTCTCGGCCAGCCCCCGCTACAAGCTGCTCAACGAGCAGATCTTCGCCGCTCGGGGCGAGGACCTGCCGATCGCCATCAGCGGGGTGGAACGGTTGGCGGTCACCGCCGACACGATCACCCCGGAGGCGGCCTGCACCAGCACACAGTTCCACCTCCAGGTCAGCCCGGCCCAGTTCGCCGACTACTGGAACGCCGCCCAGGCGATCGCCGGCCTCCAGGTGGCGCTCGGCGCGAACTCACCGCTGTTCTTCGGCCGGGAGCTGTGGCGCGAGACGCGCATCCCGCTGTTCCAGCAGGCCACCGACACCCGGTCGGAGGAGATCAAGGCGCAGGGCGTACGGCCACGGGTCTGGTTCGGCGAACGCTGGATCACCAACGTGTTCGACCTCTTCGAGGAGAACGTGCGCTACTTTCCGGCGCTGCTGCCGGTCTGCGACCCGGAGGACCCGGCGCAGGCGTTGGCCGCCGGTGAGGTGCCCAAGCTCGCCGAGCTACGGCTGCACAACGGCACCGTCTACCGGTGGAACCGACCGGTGTACGACGTGTCGCGCGGCCGGCCGCACCTGCGGGTGGAGAACCGGGTGCTGCCCGCCGGGCCTACCGTGCTGGACACCATCGCCAACGGCGCCTTCTACTTCGGGCTGGTGCGCGCCCTGGCCGAGTCGGACCGGCCGCTGTGGTCGCAGATGTCGTTCAGTGCCGCCGAGGAAAACTTCACCAGCTGCGCCCGGTACGGCATCGACGCGCAGGTCTTCTGGCCCGGCCTCGGCTACCTGCCGGTGACCGAGCTGGTGCTGCGCCGGCTGCTGCCGCTGGCGCACCACGGCCTGGACCAGTGGGGCTTGGATCCGGCCGAGCGCGACCGGCTGCTCGGCATCATCGAGCAGCGCTGCCTGACCGGCCGCAACGGCGCGAGTTGGCAGGTGGAGACGCTGCACCGGCTGGAGACCGCCGACCACCTGGACCGGCCGGCGGCGCTGCGCGAGGTGGTCCGGCACTACGTGACGTTGATGCACAGCAACCGGCCGGTGCACGAGTGGCCCATCCCCTGACCCGGCCCCGGCCCCTGAGTCGCGGTCACTGCGCCGGGCGGTCCCATGGCGACGGGTCGTCGCGGAGTCTGCTGTAGAGGTACCCGTCGCGCCACCGGCCGGCCCGGAACTCGCAGGCCCGCACGACTCCTTCGAGCTGGAAGCCGGCCTTCTCCAGGGACCGCTGCTCGGCGACGTTCTCCGGGTGGGTGCCGGCCTGGACGCGCTGCGCCGGGGTGTGCTCGAACAGGTAGTCGCAGAGCAGTGCCTGTGCCCGCCAGCCGACGCCCCGGCCGCGCCACGCCGGCAGCAGGACGATCCCGATCTCCCAGTACGAGGCCCGGCCGCCGTAGCACCCCGAGAGGTAGCTGACGAAGCCGGCGGGGGCCCGCTCCGGCTCGACCTCCACGACGAGCCGTCCGTCGTCCGCGCCGAGCCAGCCGTCGACGGCGAACCGCCGGGCCGGCGCACCCGGGTCGCGGAAACCGGCCCAGTCCAGCCCGATAAGACCCGGCTCGGTGCAGAACCGCCGGAACATCGCCAGGTCGGCCGAGGCGACCGGCCGCAGTCGAACGGTGAGATTGTCCGTCCGGGAAGCCGGAGTGTCACCACTCTCCATTGCCGACACGGTAGCCGCCCCACGCTGGCCCGGCCGCCCCGTGGCGCGACGTTCCGTGCCCTCCTTTGTGGACCCCCAGGGTCATCGACGTTTGTCGTAGGCTGGTGCGGCTCGACATCGACCTGGTGACGATGAAGGGATGCCTGTGGACACTTCCGAGACAGACCACACCTCGGCCCCGAGGTCCACGAGCGGAGCCCTGTCCCGCCGGCACATGCTGCGTGCCGGGGCTGCGGCTGCCGGCGGCGCGTTGATTGTCGGCACGTCCGAGGCAGCGCAGGCCGCGCCGGGTGGCCCGAAGCGGGCGTTGCGGGCGCCGGTGCTGGTGCCCGGCGACCGGGTCCGGGTCGTGTCACCCGGAGGCACTCCCAACCCCGCGAACATGGCCCGCGGCATCGAGATCCTGCGGAGCTGGGGTCTGGAGGTCGAGCTGGGCGAGCACGTCTTCGCCAAGTACGGCTATCTGGCCGGCACCGATGCGCAGCGGCTGGCCGACCTGAACGCCGCGCTCAACGACCGGGGGGTCCGTGCGGTCTTCGCCGCCCGTGGTGGCTACGGCACCCAGCGGATCGTCGATAGCATCGACGTGGCTGGCATCCGCCGCGATCCCCGGGTGGTCGTCGGGTTCAGTGACATCACCAGCATCCATGGCAAGCTCTGGCGCGACGCAGGGCTGGTCACCTTCTACGGTCCCATGGTCAACTGGAGCGACAGCCGCACCGGGCCGGAGTCGGCCGAGGCACTACGCCGGGCGGTGATGACCACCGCACCCGTCACCATCACCAGGGATCCCGCCGAGACGGCCGCCCCCGTCCTGGTGCCGGGACGGGCGACGGGTCCCCTGCTCGGCGGCTGCCTGACATTGATCTCCACATCGTTGGGTGCCGGTGACGCCCCGAAGTTCGACGACGCCATCCTGTTCTTCGAGGACGTGGACGAGGCGCCGTACAGCATCGACAGGATGCTGACCGAGCTACGCCGGGTGGGCGTGCTGTCCAGGGTCGCCGGGGTGGTCATCGGCCAGATCACCAACAGCGTCGGTGCACCCGACGAGTGGGACGCGGTGGCGATGTTGACGGACCGCCTCTCCGACCTTGGCGTGCCGGTCCTGGGCGGGCTCCGACTGGGCCATGGCAACGGGCAACTCACCATTCCGCTCGGTTCGCGGGCCACGATCGATGCGGAGGCGGGGACCCTGACGGTGGAGCCCGGAGTCCGTCCGCGCTAGGGGGATGGAGGGCGTCCCGCCGCGCCTACAGTGCCCACCGGATCACGGTGACCAGCCCGAGGACGGTCAGAGTCAGGACGATCAGGCCGATCACCGTTGCCACCAGGCAGGGCAGGGCCTCGCTCCACGCGCCGGGGACCTGACGGGGTCCGGCCTCCGTCCAGGTGACCGGGCCCTGACCTTCCTGTCCGGCCTGCTCGACCAGCCGACCGAACCGTGCGCGTGCCACCGGCCCGAGCTTGTCGGTGGGGTCGGCGTTCACCTTCAGCACGAGCAGCCGTCGCCAGGCACCCGGGTGAGCCCTCTCGAATGCGCCGATCTCCTCCACGGCGGCGTCCTCGTCGAGGAACCCCCAACGCCCGGCCTCGACCACGTTGCCCACCTGCCGGTACAGCGCGGCACGCTGCGCCCGCAGTTCCAGGTCGTCGGGGTACGCGGCGGTCAGGCTCGCCAGCCGCTGCATCGCTGGGTGGACGTGCCCGCGCCGCAGATCGGTCTCGACCTTCGCCAGCACGTGATCTTTCGCCATGGCGGTCATTCTCAGCGGCCACCGCCACAACCGAAAGCCCATATCCGCGTAGCGGCGCGGATCGCTGGGCGCACTTTTCGTTGATGATGGTTGCCATGACGTCAGTGGGCGCCCAGCGGGTGCGGGATGCGAACGGCGGACCGCAGAGTCCATTGGAGCAGCGGCTGATCGAGTCCGTCGCTCACGGCGCGGCGCTCGACCTGGCCGGTGACGGGCCGGTCGACGAGGCAGCGATGCGGTCCTGGGGCGATGACCGCACGATCTCGGCTTCGGTCATCCGTGAGCTGGTCCGCGGCCGGCTGGTCAGCGAGCCCGACCCACATGGCCTGCGGCTGCGCGGAGCCCGGATCGTCGGCCAGATCGATCTGGAGAACATCACCAGTGACCTGGTGCTGGAGCTGCGTGACTGCCTGCTGCCCAGCGGCGTGAACCTTCGCAACGCCCGCCTGTCAGCGGTCGCCCTGACCGGGTGCCGCATCGAGCAGGCGCCCGATTCCGCGGACGCGGCACTCGACGCCACACGCTGTGCCGCGTGGGTGATGTCGCTCAGGAAGAGCACGGTCACCGCTGACGCGGTCGCCGGCACCGTTCGTCTCGCCGCCGCACGCGTCGGCACGTTGGACTGCCGTGGCGCGCGGTTGGAGAACAGCACCGGATCTGCCCTGGACGCCGACGGCCTCCAGGTCGACCAGAGCGTGTTCCTGAATGACGGATTCACCGCCACCAGCCCCAGCGTGCGAGGCACCATCCGGCTGCTCGGCGCCCACATCGGCGGCCAGCTCAACTGCGGTGGAGCACGGTTGGAGAACACCGCCGGCCCGGCACTCAACGCCGACAATCTCCGGGCCAACCAGGACGTGCTGCTGTCGAACGGCTTCATCGCCACCAGCGCCAGCGAGCAGGGCACCATCCGGCTGCTCGGCGCGCACATCGGCTCGTTGAGCGCGAGCGGTGCGCGGCTGACGAACACCGCCGGACCGGTCCTCGACGCCGACGGCCTCACCGTTGACCGGGACGTGGCCCTGGACAGTGGTTTCACCGCCACCAGCGCCAGCGAGTGGGGCGGCATCGGCCTGTCCGGCGCCCACATCGGCGGACTTCTGGCCTGCGGTGGGGCGCGCCTGGAGAACACGACCGGCCCCGCCCTCGACGTGAACGGCCTCCGGGTCGACCAGGACGTGCTCCTGGATGACGAATTCAGCGCCACCAGCGGCGGTGACGAGGTGGTGGTGCTGGTGCTGGCCGGAGCGAGGATTGGTGGGGCCCTTTGCCTCGACACCGATCGGGTGACGCGCACGGCACCGGGCCCGGGACCGCTGATCGAGTTGGACGGGCTCACCTACAGCGGGCTCCCGCGGCCCACGTCACTGCGGCGCTGGTTGACCCTGCTGCGCGAGGGCACCCCCCGTTACAGCGCCCAGCCCTACCAGCACCTCGCCGCCGCGTACCGCGCCGCCGGCCACGACCGCGACGCCCGCACCATCCTCATCGCCCAACGCCGCGACCAGATCCAGCGCGCCGGACTGACC
The nucleotide sequence above comes from Micromonospora sp. NBC_00389. Encoded proteins:
- a CDS encoding DUF6584 family protein, whose protein sequence is MAKDHVLAKVETDLRRGHVHPAMQRLASLTAAYPDDLELRAQRAALYRQVGNVVEAGRWGFLDEDAAVEEIGAFERAHPGAWRRLLVLKVNADPTDKLGPVARARFGRLVEQAGQEGQGPVTWTEAGPRQVPGAWSEALPCLVATVIGLIVLTLTVLGLVTVIRWAL
- a CDS encoding S66 peptidase family protein — encoded protein: MPVDTSETDHTSAPRSTSGALSRRHMLRAGAAAAGGALIVGTSEAAQAAPGGPKRALRAPVLVPGDRVRVVSPGGTPNPANMARGIEILRSWGLEVELGEHVFAKYGYLAGTDAQRLADLNAALNDRGVRAVFAARGGYGTQRIVDSIDVAGIRRDPRVVVGFSDITSIHGKLWRDAGLVTFYGPMVNWSDSRTGPESAEALRRAVMTTAPVTITRDPAETAAPVLVPGRATGPLLGGCLTLISTSLGAGDAPKFDDAILFFEDVDEAPYSIDRMLTELRRVGVLSRVAGVVIGQITNSVGAPDEWDAVAMLTDRLSDLGVPVLGGLRLGHGNGQLTIPLGSRATIDAEAGTLTVEPGVRPR
- a CDS encoding glutamate--cysteine ligase: MGEDVGVRTFSREDRARYREKVRNCLDVFAEMLRESRFDIDRPLTGLEIELNLVDQESNPAMRNADVLAAIADPSFQTELGQFNIEINVPPRRLTGTGTAEFEENVRASLNAAEEKARAIGAHMVMIGILPTLRPEHLTAETLSASPRYKLLNEQIFAARGEDLPIAISGVERLAVTADTITPEAACTSTQFHLQVSPAQFADYWNAAQAIAGLQVALGANSPLFFGRELWRETRIPLFQQATDTRSEEIKAQGVRPRVWFGERWITNVFDLFEENVRYFPALLPVCDPEDPAQALAAGEVPKLAELRLHNGTVYRWNRPVYDVSRGRPHLRVENRVLPAGPTVLDTIANGAFYFGLVRALAESDRPLWSQMSFSAAEENFTSCARYGIDAQVFWPGLGYLPVTELVLRRLLPLAHHGLDQWGLDPAERDRLLGIIEQRCLTGRNGASWQVETLHRLETADHLDRPAALREVVRHYVTLMHSNRPVHEWPIP
- a CDS encoding GNAT family N-acetyltransferase, translating into MESGDTPASRTDNLTVRLRPVASADLAMFRRFCTEPGLIGLDWAGFRDPGAPARRFAVDGWLGADDGRLVVEVEPERAPAGFVSYLSGCYGGRASYWEIGIVLLPAWRGRGVGWRAQALLCDYLFEHTPAQRVQAGTHPENVAEQRSLEKAGFQLEGVVRACEFRAGRWRDGYLYSRLRDDPSPWDRPAQ